A window of the Flavobacterium sangjuense genome harbors these coding sequences:
- a CDS encoding MBL fold metallo-hydrolase has protein sequence MKIEQIYTGCIAQAAYYLESNGEAAIFDPLREVQPYLDRAKKDNAKIKYIFETHFHADFVSGHIDLAGKSGGEIVYGPTANPEFKAIIATDNQEFKVGNYTVKAIHTPGHTLESTCYLLIDENGKNHGIITGDTLFIGDVGRPDLAQALVEDLTQEKLAGYLFDSLRNKIMPLADDLIVYPSHGAGSACGKNMSKETTDTLGNQKRTNYALRADMTKEEFTKELLDGLGLPPAYFPQNVMLNIKGYDSLDSIIEKSNIGLSPREFEAVANQGDVVILDVRHENDFVKAHIPNSIFIGIQGNFAPWVGSMLRDVNQKLLLVIPEGREEETITRLSRVGFDHVLGYLKDGIDAWKKAGFETDSIHSISPEQFAGEINSKSIIVDARKPGEYEAEHVENAINLPLDNINENFQSVPKGENFYLHCAGGYRSVIMASILKSRGIHNLINVEKGMNGIKQTTVSCTKFECPSTKK, from the coding sequence ATGAAAATAGAACAAATATACACCGGATGCATTGCCCAGGCAGCTTATTATCTTGAAAGCAATGGTGAAGCGGCTATTTTTGATCCGCTACGTGAAGTGCAGCCTTATTTGGACAGAGCCAAAAAAGACAATGCCAAAATTAAATACATTTTTGAAACACATTTTCATGCTGATTTTGTCTCCGGACACATCGATTTAGCAGGGAAAAGTGGCGGAGAAATTGTATATGGTCCAACCGCAAATCCCGAATTTAAAGCCATAATCGCTACCGATAACCAAGAGTTTAAAGTGGGCAATTATACTGTAAAAGCGATACATACTCCGGGACATACGTTAGAAAGCACTTGCTATTTACTGATTGATGAAAATGGAAAAAATCACGGAATCATTACCGGTGATACTTTATTTATTGGTGATGTTGGCCGACCTGATTTGGCTCAGGCCTTAGTAGAAGATTTAACACAGGAAAAATTGGCGGGTTATCTTTTTGATTCATTGCGAAATAAAATTATGCCATTGGCTGATGATTTGATTGTTTATCCAAGTCATGGTGCCGGAAGTGCTTGTGGCAAAAATATGAGTAAAGAAACGACCGATACTCTAGGCAACCAAAAGAGAACGAATTATGCATTGCGGGCTGATATGACCAAAGAAGAATTTACTAAAGAATTGCTTGATGGTTTAGGTCTTCCACCAGCTTATTTTCCTCAAAACGTAATGCTGAATATCAAAGGATATGACAGTTTGGACAGCATTATTGAAAAGAGCAACATCGGGCTTTCTCCAAGAGAATTTGAAGCCGTTGCCAATCAGGGTGACGTTGTGATTTTGGATGTCAGACATGAAAATGATTTTGTAAAAGCACATATTCCGAACTCGATATTTATTGGCATTCAGGGAAATTTTGCACCTTGGGTTGGTTCAATGCTTCGCGATGTTAATCAAAAACTACTACTTGTCATTCCGGAAGGAAGAGAAGAAGAAACCATCACCCGACTGTCACGTGTTGGTTTTGACCATGTTTTGGGTTATCTTAAAGATGGTATTGATGCATGGAAAAAAGCCGGTTTCGAAACAGATAGTATTCATTCTATTTCACCTGAACAATTTGCCGGCGAAATAAACTCGAAAAGTATCATAGTTGACGCCAGAAAACCCGGTGAATACGAAGCAGAACATGTTGAAAATGCAATCAATCTTCCTTTGGACAACATTAATGAGAACTTCCAAAGTGTTCCAAAAGGAGAAAATTTCTATTTGCATTGTGCCGGTGGCTATCGTTCAGTGATTATGGCATCGATTTTAAAATCGCGCGGAATTCACAATCTTATCAATGTTGAAAAAGGAATGAACGGTATTAAACAAACAACTGTAAGTTGTACAAAATTCGAATGTCCATCCACAAAAAAATAA
- a CDS encoding DUF4369 domain-containing protein — MKKILLLVAVAVVLFSCKNLGEGEYEITGNVKGMKTGLVFLEKQNPMGMGAMAIDTVKIVDGKFEIKGKTAEPEIHFLQIDKVDGKVPFILEGGEIAITVDKDSLFKSKSSGTYSNDEFTKFNEESTKIQKKMQKDVMAFQMKNMAVMNEAQQNKDTATISRLRKEYDVVQKPITDYTFGYPKTHPKSFISVLIVQMMSNNPKFAKDIDGLYNSLDESLKKTKPGKAIKANLDIKKKQVAK; from the coding sequence ATGAAAAAAATACTTCTTTTAGTAGCTGTTGCCGTAGTTCTGTTTTCATGTAAGAACTTAGGTGAAGGTGAATATGAAATTACAGGAAATGTAAAAGGAATGAAAACCGGTTTAGTTTTTCTTGAAAAACAAAACCCAATGGGAATGGGAGCAATGGCAATTGATACTGTAAAAATTGTTGACGGAAAATTTGAAATCAAAGGAAAAACTGCAGAACCGGAAATTCATTTTCTTCAAATTGATAAAGTAGACGGTAAAGTTCCTTTTATTCTTGAAGGTGGTGAAATTGCAATTACCGTTGATAAAGACAGCTTATTCAAATCTAAATCTTCAGGTACATACAGCAATGATGAGTTTACTAAATTCAATGAAGAATCTACTAAAATTCAAAAAAAGATGCAAAAGGATGTTATGGCTTTTCAAATGAAAAACATGGCCGTAATGAATGAAGCTCAGCAAAACAAAGATACGGCAACAATAAGCCGATTGAGAAAAGAGTATGATGTAGTTCAAAAACCAATAACTGATTACACTTTTGGTTACCCAAAAACGCACCCAAAATCTTTCATCAGTGTTTTGATTGTACAAATGATGTCTAACAATCCTAAATTTGCCAAGGATATTGATGGGCTTTACAACTCACTTGATGAGTCATTGAAAAAAACAAAACCAGGAAAGGCAATCAAGGCAAATCTTGATATAAAAAAAAAGCAAGTAGCAAAGTAG
- a CDS encoding TlpA family protein disulfide reductase, with protein sequence MVSLKESLGKATLIDFWASWCGPCRQENPNVVALYNEFHNKGLNIISVSLDEDAADWKEAIAEDKLTWTHVSNLKEMKDPIALQYGVTQIPTTFLLDVSGKVVAVDLRGEALNAKVKKLLNIK encoded by the coding sequence CTGGTTTCTTTAAAAGAAAGTTTGGGAAAAGCAACTTTGATTGATTTTTGGGCATCATGGTGTGGACCTTGTAGGCAAGAAAATCCAAATGTTGTAGCGCTTTACAATGAGTTTCACAACAAAGGACTAAACATCATAAGTGTCTCGCTGGATGAAGATGCTGCCGATTGGAAAGAAGCGATTGCAGAAGATAAATTAACTTGGACGCATGTTTCTAACCTGAAAGAAATGAAAGATCCAATTGCATTGCAATATGGCGTTACTCAAATTCCGACTACATTTTTGTTAGATGTTTCAGGAAAAGTTGTTGCAGTTGATTTAAGAGGCGAAGCTTTAAATGCAAAAGTTAAAAAGCTTTTAAATATAAAATGA
- a CDS encoding SIMPL domain-containing protein — MKKSFLIIATFLAIAVQAQEQKNQVPQISVTGEGKVKIVPDQAVVTVGFQNSGKDAKEVKTLNDEVVDKVIKFLKKSGIPATDYKTNNVSLYKSYDYEKKKYNFQASQNLSITLKDLSKYDDIMMELNDAGVNSINGVEFKSSKMEDYEREARKKAIQNAKQKAQDYVSVLNQKVGKALLITDNSQTYIPQPMYKGGMMAMAADGGAQRETLAVGELEINTNVSVTFALE; from the coding sequence ATGAAGAAGTCATTTTTAATTATAGCAACTTTTTTGGCTATAGCAGTACAAGCACAAGAACAAAAAAATCAGGTGCCACAAATTTCGGTTACGGGTGAAGGAAAAGTAAAAATAGTTCCGGATCAAGCGGTTGTAACTGTTGGTTTTCAGAATTCAGGGAAAGATGCCAAAGAGGTAAAAACTTTGAATGATGAAGTAGTAGATAAAGTGATTAAGTTTTTAAAGAAATCAGGCATTCCTGCTACCGATTACAAGACCAATAACGTAAGCTTATATAAAAGCTATGATTACGAGAAAAAGAAATATAATTTTCAAGCAAGTCAAAACCTGAGCATTACACTTAAAGATTTATCAAAATATGATGATATCATGATGGAATTAAACGATGCAGGAGTAAATTCCATTAATGGAGTCGAATTCAAATCGTCTAAAATGGAAGATTATGAAAGAGAAGCCAGAAAAAAAGCAATTCAGAATGCCAAACAAAAAGCACAGGATTATGTTTCAGTTCTCAATCAGAAAGTGGGTAAAGCATTGCTGATTACGGATAACTCTCAAACTTATATTCCGCAGCCAATGTATAAAGGTGGAATGATGGCAATGGCAGCAGATGGAGGCGCACAGAGAGAAACATTAGCTGTTGGCGAATTAGAAATAAATACAAACGTAAGTGTAACTTTCGCATTGGAATAA